In the genome of Planctomyces sp. SH-PL62, the window CCACGGATACGAGGGCACGAATCCCCTCTTCGCCAGGAGTTAGGAATCGACAGGGACGTGAACCTCGTCGTTCAGGTCGCCGGACTTCGTCCTGTAAAGGATCAATCGACCCTGCTGAGGGCGTGGCGGCTCGTCGTCGACGCGGCCGTGCGAGACCGTCGGCCCGAACCCGTCCTCCTGATCATCGGTGAAGGGTCTTGTCGAGAAGACCTCCAGCGTCTGGCCGAGTCGCTGCAAATCCTTCCGTGGATTCGATTTCTAGGTCAGCGCCGGGATGTGGAAACCATTCTGCCTTGCTGTGACACCTTCATTCTCACCTCGCTCTCCGAAGGATTGAGCTACGCTATTCTCGAGGCGATGGCGTGCGGCCTGCCCGTTGTCGCGACGAGAGTTGGTGGGAACAGCGAACTGGTCAAGGAGGGCGGTACGGGGTTCTTGGTACCACCCCAGGATCCTGACGCAATCGCCGAGGTTGTGGGTTTGCTGCTGAACGAGCCGGAGAGGCGCTGCACGATGGGGGATGCGGCGCGGCGGTTCGTCGAAGAGCATCATGATTTCACACGATCAGCCGAGCGATATCTCGAAATCTACCGCGGGCTGGCCGGCGGGCGTTGTCGCAAAACTCGACCTGTTTCGGCAAGTTTCGCGAAAACGCGTACTTCGTCCTCAGATGGAGCCGCGTAACATGGAATTTATCCGCTTGCACGGCAACGGCGAGGCGAGTCGGGGCAGGAATTCTGCGAGAGGTTAGCCTAGGATGCGCATCGCCAGCGTCACGACCGAGTATCCAGCTCCCTGGAATCCTCATAGGGGCTTGTTCATACAGCGACGTCTCGCGGCCCTCTCGCGCATCGCCAACGTCAACGTCATTCACACAACCCCGTGGTTCCCCGCGCTACGACCATGGAAGGCGGGGCAATCTCCGTTGGTGCGAGATCAGGGCGGGCTTTGTGTGGAGCATCGCAAGATGTTCTATCTTCCAGGAGTGCTCAAGGGGCTGGACAGCCGATGGGTGAAGAGGTCCGTGGTGACGGCGATTCGTGAGGTCGAGCGAGAAGGCCCGATCGACGCGATCGACGCCCACTTCGGCTATCCGGAAGGTGTCGGGTGCGTTCGGGCCTCGATCGCGCTGGGCCGTCCCGTGTTTATCACGATGAGGGGCCTGGAACGGCAGATTCTTCCCTTGCGATGGCGCGGCGAGCAGCTTCGATGGGCCCTGCGAAATTGCACCGGCATCATTTGCGTCTCCGAATCCTTGAAGAAGCTCGCCGTAGATGTCGGAGTTCCGCCTGAGAGAATTGAAATGATCCCGAACGCCGTCGACCGACGGACGTTTCGCCCGGGTGACCGCGACGAGGCCCGAAGGGTATTGGGTATCGAACCGGAGGATCGACTGATCGTCTGCGTAGGAATGCTCGTCGCCGGCAAAGGCCAGCATCACCTGGTCGAAGCCCTCGCCGGCTTGCGGGCGAAGGACGCTCGCTGGAAGTTGGTCCTATTGGGCGGAGGCGCGCATGAACCGGGGTACCCGGCGAGGCTTCGGTCGAGCATCGACGAACTCGGGGTCGCCGGTGCAGTCCTGCTCGCGGGATCCCAACCTCCCGAGAAGATCGCGACCTGGCTGCGAGCCGCCGACGTCTTCGCACTCCCCACCTATGACGAGGGATGCTGCAACGCCGTCCTCGAGGCGATGGCCTGCGGACTTCCCGTCGTCACCACGCCGGCGGGCGACAACGAGTTCCTCGTCTCTCCCCCGCATCGGGGGTACATCGTGCCGATAGGCCGGCACGAGGAACTCGAGCGGGCGCTGGCGGCGGCGGTGGAAACGGCCTGGGACCGTGAAGCGATTGCTGGATTCGGCGCGGGTTACTCGTGGGACGAAGCGGCCCGTCGGACGCTCCACTTTTTCCAGGAGAGAACGGGTGGTCGTGATCGCGCGATCGCCTCCGAGCGCATCCCGTCAGGGAATCATTCCAAACCTCGATGACGTCTCACCAGGAACCGGGTGATCAAAGAATTATGTGTGGAATCGCGGGAATCCTCGGTCCTGACGTCGCCCTGGGCCAGCTCCAGAATATGGTGACCGCCCAGCGGCATCGCGGCCCTGACGACATGGGGATGGAAATGCTCCCCACGGGGAGTCCCGGCGTGGGGCTCGCGCTCGGCCACACGCGGCTCGCGATCCTGGATCTGAGCCCCGCCGGGCACCAGCCCATGCGGGATCCCGGATCCGATCGCCGTGTCGTCTATAACGGGGAGATCTACAACCACCTGGCGATCCGCAAAGAACTCGGCGTGGAATTTCGCTCCACTTGCGACACGGAAACCCTGCTCGCCGCTTACGGACGCTGGGGCCGGGATTGCGTCGAACGATTCCGGGGTATGTTCGCATTCGCGATCTGGGACCCTATCGAACAAGAGCTGTTCCTCTGCCGCGACCGGCTCGGAGTCAAACCCCTGTACTATGCGAAGACCGGGTCACGATTCCTCTTCGCCAGCGAGCTTCGGGCGATTCTCGAGTCGGGCCTCGTGCCGCGCAAGCTGGATCGAGACGGACTGGACGGCTACCTGGCCTTCGGCACCGTCCCCGAGCCGTTGACGATCATCAAGGACATTCGACTTCTCCCCGCAGGCTGCTGGATGCGCGTCTCACCGGTGGATGGCATTCGGGAGATCCGACGATACTGGTCGCCTCCCTATTCGACATCCTCGTCGAGTACAGGGACCGACTCGAGATCTCGAGACCTCCAGGGCGAATTTCGCAGCATCTTCGACGAAGCGGTCGAATGCCGCCTCCTCAGCGACGTCCCTCTCGCGGTCTTCCTGTCGGGGGGCATTGATTCCAGCGCGATCGTCGCCGCGCTCGCGCAGGCGAATCATCGTTCCGTTCGAACGCTTACCTTACATTTCACGGAACGCGGCTACGGGGAAGGTCCCTTCGCCGAGCAGGTCGCCGCCCGATTCAAGACTGATCACCAAACGCAGCCCATCACCTCGGATGATCTGCTGTCGGGATTCGACGACGCGCTCGCCGCTTGCGACCAGCCCAGCATCGACGGCGTCAACACGTACACGGTTTGTCGGCTGGCGCGGGAGGCGGGCCTGACCGTGGCGCTCTGCGGCCATGGAGGCGACGAATTGTTCGGCGGCTACGACAACTTTCGCCTCATTCCCAGGGTTCTTGGGTTCGCGGCCGTCCCGCGACCCCTCCGGAGACTGATGGGACGCACGCTCCAGACCCTGGCCCCGGCGCGGGTCTCGACTCAGAAGGCGGCCAGCCTGTTGCTGAGCCCGGTGGATGTCTACGAGACTTACGCGCTGGCGCGCGGCGTGTTCTGGGACGACGTCAGGAGCCGTCTGCTCGACCGACCGGAAGAGATGATCCCGGCGGCGCGGCATATCGAGTCGGCGGTTCCACCCGGAGAGCTCGCTGATGATCCGTTGAATCAGGTGTCTCAACTCGAACTCGGCTTCTATCTCCGCAATTCTCTGCTCCGGGACACGGACGTCTACAGTATGGTCCACGGCCTGGAGGTCCGACTCCCCCTGCTCGATCATCGCCTGGTCGAGTTTGCGGCCCCCTTGTCGGGCCGATCGAAGATGGCGCCGGGATCGCCCAAGCGATTGCTGGTCCAGGCGATGGGGTCGGATCTCCCTGCGGAGGTCGTCCGTCGCCGCAAGCAGGGATTCGTCATCCCTTATGAAGTCTGGATGCGAGGTTCGCTCAAGCCTCAACTGGATCAGACCTTACGCGACTCCGACGTCGCCGGCGGCCTCGGCTTGCGTCCGGATCGGGTTCGGGGAGTCTGGTCGGATTTCCTCGAAGGCTCGCGTCGGATCAACATGCAGCACCCGTTCGCGCTCTACGTCCTGCTGAGTTGGTGCTCTCGGCACGGGGTCGCCCTGTAGCCGTTTCACGGCTGCTCTGAGTCCCTCTTCGTCATTGAGAAACAGTCCCATGAAAATCGTGCTGGTCGCGGGCGCACGCCCCAACTTCATCAAGATCGCCCCTCTGATGAAGGAATTGCGAGGGCGGGACGCATTCGACGTCCGGTTGGTGCACACCGGACAGCACTACGACGAACGGATGAGCCGACTCTTCTTCGAAGAGTTGGAGATCCCCCGGCCCGACGTCGATCTGGGGGTAGGATCCGCCAGCCACGCCGTCCAGACGGCGGAAGTCATGAAGCGTTTCGAGCCGATCTTGCAGTCCGAGACGCCCGACGCGGTCGTCGTCGTGGGAGACGTGAATTCGACGCTGGCCTGCACCTTGACCGCCGCGAAGATGAACATCCCGGTGGCCCACGTCGAAGCGGGGCTTCGCAGTTTCGATCGGACCATGCCCGAGGAGATCAACCGGATCCTCACCGACGCGATCTCGACCTGGCTGTTCGTCAGCGAACGGAGCGGATTGGAGAATCTGCGACGTGATGGAATTCCTGAAGAACGGATCCACTTCGTCGGCAACGTCATGATCGACACGCTTGAGCAGCATCGTGCGACCAGCGAGCGCTCCAAGATCCTTCAAGGTCTTGAATTGCAAGGATCCGATTACGCCGTGCTGACCCTCCACCGCCCGGCGAGCGTGGACGATCCGACGGTCCTGAGCGGACTCATGGCGGCGGTCGGCAGGATATCCAAAGAGTTGCCGGTGGTCTTCCCCGTCCACCCAAGAACGGCGGCGATCCTACGTGGAGGCGGTCCCCACGGGACAGCGGGATCCGGCGACGGCCTGCGTCTGGTCGATCCGCTGGGATACCTGGACTTTCTGAAGCTGCTTTCGAACGCCCGATTCGTCATGACCGATTCGGGCGGGATTCAGGAGGAGACCACGGTGCTCGGCGTCCCCTGCCTCACGTTGAGGACGAGCACGGAACGACCGGCCACAATCTCGGAAGGGACGAACCAGCTCGTCGGCCTCGATCCCGATCACATCGTCGCGACGGCGATGGACGTTTTTCGACGCCCTAAATCCCCTCGGAAGATCCCCGAATTTTGGGATGGTCGAGCTTCCCGAAGGATCGCTGATATTCTGGAACACGCTTGAGAGAGCTTCGAGCCTCCTGGGAACCCGACGATCGAGGTTCGAGCGACCGTCCCGCAAGTAGCCCGGAGGGGGCGCCGAGCAGCGTAGGGGGGTGCGAATTCCACCTTCCGGAGCGACGTCACTGATGGGCAAGAGCACCTGCTCGGGCCGTTCATCCCCGTGTATCCCGGCGGGCGGCCCCGAAAGACCGACGTCCGCGAGGTCCTCGACGCGATCCTCTACATGCGCCCCGCCGGCTGCCAGCGGCGATCTCCGCCCGAAGGCTTCCCTCCGCGGAACACGGTCAGGAGATACTTCGACGAGTGGCCGTCGAACGGGACGCTGGACCGCATCCAGAACGCCTTCCTCCGCAAGGGCGGGCCAGGGAGGAGCCCGATCGGCCCGCGTCGACAGCCACTCGGACGCCACGAGCTCCGTCGGCGAAGAGCTGGGTCGGGACGACGCCAAGAATACAGAATGCGCAAGCTTCGATCGAGAGCAGGCGATGACATCGACGCATCGCGGCCGACCTTCCTCCTTGTTTCCTGAGCCGTCCTGGAGGCAGCGACATGCCTGTCACACACTCGGCGCGATTGATCGGCGCCCTCGCGGGTTTGATCCTCACCTTCGGTCTCGCCGTTGCGGCCCAAGAACCGAAGACCGTGGAGAAGATGATTCTCGCCTCCTACGACGGCGAGGACGTGCCACGGAACAAAGCGGGGGATCAATACCCCAATCAGGGAGCCTATAACCCAGGACGCGACGAGGGGGGGGAGGGAACGCTGAGCCTCGACGGCAGAAACTCGATCGCGGGAAAGAGCCTGCTCTTGCGGCTGACCAAGGGCAAGCTCTATTTGCAGTTCAATCCCTATCAATCGGTAACTCGTGAATTCGCACGTGACTACACCTCGAACCCAGCGGCCTGGCGATACGACACGTACAATAGACTTCGCTTCTGGATCAGGCTGCCGACGAATCATCCGTTCATGAGGAAGGACGCGGGATACAACATCGAATTCGGAACCTACGTCAAGACGATTGCGAACCCCGACAAGTACTCGGACGAAACGGGAGGGGGCCACTTCTATCACCAGGTGAACGCGCCGGCGACGGGATCCTGGACCCAAGTCATCATAAACATGAACCCTGACCACCGTCGAGGCGATGATGGACATGTCGACCGGGGAAGCCAGGCGCATCCGACCGGCGAGGGGAAATACAACTATTTCGACTGCCTCACTCGATTCTACATCAGCGAGCCCTATATCGCCCCGACCTCTTATCCGGCCGATTTCAGGATCGACGACATCGAGTTCTATCACGAGCCTTACGAGGAGAACGAGGATCAGGTCCGGGCCTTGACCGCGACCTATATCCCCGCGGCCGACCGCCTCATCGTGACGTGGAATCGTGCGAAGGCCGAAGACTCGGTGAGGCACGTGTTACGATACTCGTTCCAAAACATCCATCAGATCGGATGGAATTCTGCAACGCTCTGTCCTCGAGGTATCATCTTTCCATCCGACAAAGGCTTTGGGATGGTTTACAACACGTCTTCCCTGCCACTGAAGCAGAAATCGGTCGTCTACATTGCCATCAAGCCGGAAAACTCGAAGCTTTTCGCCCAGATCGAAGTTCCCTTGACGCGACAATCCTCGGGCCGCCCGCGCGCGAGGGAGGCGAACTCCAGCGCCGATTCGGCTCGGCGAGTCCCTTGAAGTGGGGAACCGAATCGGGGTTCAGCACCTCCGCGCTCTCGTCGATCGATTTCTCAACGCCTGACTTCCTCCGCCTGATCTCGGGCCCGGCCGGAACATTTTTCACGCGCTTGCACGACGAGACCGAGGCGGTGACAGGCTCCGAGCGGCCGGCGCGGCGATCGAGCTCAACTACGTGCCTCCCCTGATTCGGCTCGAAAATGAAAAGAGGCGAGCGGACACGTCGTTCGTGTCCGCTCGCCTTCCGGTTCACCGCATCGGGATGAGCATCCGAGCCTCGTCGGTTCAGCTCCGGATGGTGCTACTGCTCGTGGCGCCGGTCTGATCGTTGATCAGCCGCCGCGGCGTGATGCTCGACTCCTGAGAGACTTCCTGGTTGACCGCCTGCCGAACGAATCGACCACTCTGGGCCGGGCCTCGAGGGATGGCCGAGGTCTTGGTGGTGATGGTTGCGGCGGATGACGCGAAGGCCGTCCCTCCCGAATCGCCGGCGTTCGAAGCGAGATCGGCATTGGTGAATGCCATGATCGGCTGCTGAACGGTCGCGTCCTGTTGAGCCGAAGTCGAACCGCTGAGGGTCGAGAGATTGCTAGTACCGTCCATCAGGCCGGCGATCGATGCCGTGCTCGCCTTTCCGAACGAGGAGATCGGGATCGCGATCTGCGTGAAGAGGTCGGAATTCTGCGGCTTGATCGCAATGTAGACCATCGAATGCCCGGCGAGCGGCAAGGCGCTGGAATCGAAGACTCGTCCAGCGTACTCCGAGTAGTTCCTGGGGATCGATCCCCCGGGTGCGGGAGTCGCAGCGTCCCAGCCGGACTTGTGGATATCACTGAAGGAGTACCGCACCTCGTGGATGCTGGCATCCCCCCATCCGTTGTTCCAGGTCACCACGACGCGGTTGCTCCCCGGAACGTACGTGCCGGTCAGGGACTTGACCTGCTGGTCGTTCTCCTGGTAGGGGACGGTCATGAACTCGATGTTATCCACCAGATAGTCCGCAGGCAGGCGCTTCGGGTCCGCGTACGGCATATCGAGGTAGAACGAGGTCAGCGTGTCGAAGTAGTTATAAGTGTTCGCCGGATCTCCCCCCTTCACCGTCGGGTACTGCTGGGATCCGGGGTCTCCCGAAACGCCGCGAGAGTGGTCGGGATACATGTTGATGACGACCTGCGTCCACGCGCCCAGCGAAGGTATGTTGAGCTGGTGGTAGAAATGCCCCCCGCCCGTCTCCTGGGAGTAGGGATCTTCATTCGTGATCCGCTTGGTATAGGTGCCAAGCTCGACGTTCATGTTGCCGTTGGTCAGGTACTCCTGGGACAGTTCCGGCATCTTGACCCACATGACCATGCGGTTGTAGGTGTTGAATTCCCAGGCCGCCTTGTCGGACTTAGTCTCGCGGGCGAAGTTCCACTGCCCGCCGTCGTTGTTCCACCAGGCCAGGTAGAGGCGACCGGAGGTCATGTGGTTGAGCAGGCTCGACCCACTCACGGAGTCGCTGCTGTTGATGCTAAGGGTACCGTACCCCCCCTCGCCTGAACTATTGGGCGCCCCCTGCTCCGGGTACAGCCTGCCCCCGCCGAGCGGGTTCAGAGGCGCTGACGTCAGACCGTCGTAATCCTGGAAAGTGATGCTCTTTCCCGTCGACGGCGTCGGCGCGACGACGGCCGCGGTGGTGAAGGACCAGGAGGTCGCGGCCATCAGGTTGCCGGCGGCGTCCTTCGCCCCGGAGAGCGTGGCCGTGTAGGTCGTCGAGCCCGACAGGGCCGAGCTCGGCGTCAGCGTGGCCGTGCGGCTCGCCGCGTCGTAGGCGACCGTCGCCGCCACCGTGGCCCCCGAGGCCGACTTCAGCGCGAACGAGATCGTCCCGGCCTGGACCGCCTCGCTGAACGTGGCGGACACCTTCGAGCCGGCCGCCACCCCCGAGGAACCCGTGCCCGGCGTCCTCGACGTCACCGTCGGGGCCGTCTGGTCGGTGAGGATCGTCGCGGTGGTGAAGGACCAGGAGGTCGCGGCCATCAGGTTGCCGGCGGCGTCCTTCGCCCCGGAGAGCGTGGCCGTGTAGGTCGTCGAGCCCGACAGGGCCGAGCTCGGCGTCAGCGTGGCCGTGCGGCTCGCCGCGTCGTAGGCGACCGTCGCCGCCACCGTGGCCCCCGAGGCCGACTTCAGCGCGAACGAGATCGTCCCGGCCTGGACCGCCTCGCTGAACGTGGCGGACACCTTCGAGCCGGCCGCCACCCCCGAGGAACCCGTGCCCGGCGTCCTCGACGTCACCGTCGGAGCCGTCTTGTCGACGGCCGCGGTGGTGAAGGACCAGGAGGTCGCGGCCATCAGGTTGCCGGCGGCGTCCTTCGCCCCGGAGAGCGTGGCCGTGTAGGTCGTCGAGCCCGACAGGGCCGAGCTCGGCGTCAGCGTGGCCGTGCGGCTCGCCGCGTCGTAGGCGACCGTCGCCGCCACCGTGGCCCCCGAGGCCGACTTCAGCGCGAACGAGATCGTCCCGGCCTGGACCGCCTCGCTGAACGTGGCGGACACCTTCGAGCCGGCCGCCACCCCCGAGGAACCCGTGCCCGGCGTCCTCGACGTCACCGTCGGAGCCGTCTTGTCGACGGCCGCGGTTGTGAAGGACCAGGAGGTCGCGGCCATCAGGTTGCCGGCGGCGTCCTTCGCCCCGGAGAGCGTGGCCGTGTAGGTCGTCGAGCCCGACAGGGCCGAGCTCGGCGTCAGCGTGGCCGTGCGGCTCGCCGCGTCGTAGGCGACCGTCGCCGCCACCGTGGCCCCCGAGGCCGACTTCAGCGCGAACGAGATCGTCCCGGCCTGGACCGCCTCGCTGAACGTGGCGGACACCTTCGAGCCGGCCGCCACCCCCGAGGAACCCGTGCCCGGCGTCCTCGACGTCACCGTCGGGGCCGTCTGGTCGGTGAGGATCGGCGGCGTTTTGCCGATCGGAGTGGCCATGTCCTTCTTGATCTGCGACTGAGTCAGGGCCGTATCGTAAATCCGGACCTCGTCGATCAAGCCGTTGAAGTATCGACCCCAGTAGCTATCTCCGCCGATCTGCAGCGCGCCGTCGGTCGCCTTGATGGTCCCGGATCCCGCCGTCGTCGCGACTTGCGCGCCGTTGACGTAGAACCGCGTGGCCGCCCCATCAAAGGTCACCGCCAGGTGCGACCAGGAGTAGAGCGATATAGGCTTGGCGCCATAGGCGTTACGCGCCGAGCCACCTACAGTCGCCCCGCCCATCGGTTTCGCGTTAGAACTGGTCGTGGCCTGAAGATAATAGCTATTGTTGCCGTTCGATCCCTTGTAGATGACATCCTGCCAGGCGCTGTTCACAGTCGTCGGCAGGACCCAGGCCTCCAGCGTCATACCAGAGCTCAGCTTCAAAGAAGCCGAGTCCGGGACGGTGATCTGCGCGTCCTTACCGTTGAAGAACATCGAGGAACCGTACTTGCCCAGGAAGGTCCTGTTTGCATTGACGATCTCGCCGTCGTTCCCCTGCCCGGAGATATCAAGGACGGAGGAACTGCTGCGATCGTCGAAGCTGTAAGCGGCCACCAGGCCGACGGCCATAAGGCTTCGCTCTTCAAGAGCTTCGATCGAGATCTTGGTCATCCGCTGACGTCGCGACCTACGATCTGCAGAGAGCTTCGAGACCGGATTCGTCTGGATGCGAGACCCACTCTGAGGACGACTCATTGAGGAAGAACTCCGTGTGGAGAAGAAGAACCAAGGTCGGGCTGACGTCGCCCAGCCGATGCAAGCGACCGAAAATGGACTTCGTTGGAGAGAAAGAGGAAGCAAGGCGAAAAGGGTTGGACGCCGAGCTCGATCCATCGTGGCAATCGAACCGAATGGCGCATCGGCGTGACATCACTCGCCTCCCGGCACCGTCGCCGGAGAACCGCGAGGACCGCTAAGGGCTTGAGACGGGCGCAGGACGAGCCCGAGCTTGTTGCGTGTCGTTTCCTGATTCCATCACGGCGGCCCATCGATGGCGGTTAGCGCGACGCCCACGACCGGCGACCGCGATCCCCAACCTCAACCGCCCTCGGCGTCGAGGCCACATTTCACCACTGAAAATTCGGCTGGCAGACCAACGCCAGCCCTGGATCTCTTCACCGACCGCCGTCGTCCCTCGACGGAGCCTTGCGAGACGTCAAAAGTCGGACGCCACCGATGGTCGTCCTTGCACGTCCCCTCCGCGGGGGTCGCGCAGCAGGCCTTGAACTCAGTCTGGATGGGCGGCCCGGATGGGCGGCGAGGCTGACGCTGGCCGCTAACCAAACCGTGCCGCCGGCATGAGGATGTTCCTGGTGGACGATCGACGTCCTCGCGCATCAACGAGGATTGCGCGGTCCGAAGTCGCCTCTCCCGCGTTGGAGAGGCTGCGAGGCGATCTATCCCACTTCTCCGCTCCTGATCGGGTCGAGAATCTCGACGTCCCCTTCAAGATGACCTTCCCTTGCGTCGCCGAGGCCGGACCCTGGATCCAACTCGACTCCGCGCGGAAACCACTTCGAGTCCCCGACTCGCCCCCACCTCGCGTGACGGCTCCGGCTGGAACGGCCGGGTTTCAGGTCTTTCAACGATCACCGCCCGCGACGACGGGACGCCTCCATCACATCTCCAATATACTCGCTACATTCAGACGTCTGAATGGAACGGTAGTACGACGGGTGGTGCGTGTCAAAGCGCTCGGGATCAAAGGTCGGTACTCCATCCGCTCAAGCTTCCTGGAGGGCCTGGGAGAGTTTTGCATACAGAAGCGAACTCCCTCAGAAATTCCATGCATGGAAATCTTGGAGATCGGCGGAATTGGGGAATCGTGCACGAATCCCCGCAAAGCCGCGGCGACTCGAACGTTCATCGTATGTTTTATGCAAGGGTTCTTGGGTGCGTGCTGAGCGCCATGCCACATATGGCGATGGGACTCATCACGGATCGATTCAGGCGAGGAAATGTAGATCGCGGCTTTCGGTTGCTCTTCCGACTCCGAAGCATATCCGACTGCGCACCGCCCTGACAAGGTTCGCCGCGGAGAAAACCGAAAGAATCCATATGCCTTCAGCTGTGTATGATGGCAGATATGCTTAAAAACGACGTCCGGCGGCCTCGGACAGGGACCTGCTCTCCTTCCATCGGTCGGAAGCTTGCCGAAAACGACTTCAACGCGCAACAGCGCTTGCATATATGTTGACGTACTACATGACACGCGGCTTCCCGCGATCGGGGCCTCTCCCCGCAGCCGATCCTCGGCGCTACGGCTCGGGAGGGGGATTTCCAGCCCGTAGGCGACACGACTCTCGACGACGACGGTTGCGAATCGGAGCCCACGGCGCGGGACGGGCTCTGCTCACGACCTCCGCGAGCCTCCTTGCAACCAACAAGCCAAACAAAGCAATGCAATTTCTTGCTCGAAACAGCAGCCGAATCATCCGCGAGATGGCGTACCAGGGCTTAAAAGCAGTGGAATTCGCCGGGCCGTGTTGGAGGCGAGGCATGCACGGCTCAGCGATCAACCGGCCGATGACGGCGATGATTGAGCATTTCGAGAACCTCGAATCCGCGAAATCGAAGGCCGCATAACACGATCCGAGTCGGCCGGGCGGAGGATGAGAGCCCGATGGATCGTCGACTTCGCCATCCAAGCCGCGGTGAGGTCTTGCTTCTCGAACGACGTGGCGTGGATCCGGGGATGAACCGGGCCTTGCCGATCACGCGGGGATCACCGGTCAGGTCTGGGCGGGATCGAAGCGGTCCAGGCTCAGGTGAAGCCAGCCCCAGGCGTCTCGATCGCGACTCGGATTCCGTCAATCGGCCTGGGCGGCTTGCTCTGCTCCGTCACACGCCCCCTCGATCGCCAGTCGGCGGCGGCTGGACGGTGGCAGCATCACATCGCCATCGCAACCCATCTGCTACAGACTCAGCGACTCATCTTGATCGACCTCCTAACTACTCCAGCCGAATCCGGCGCTCCGCATCGTATGGTTGTGGAAACCCCGGGCCGCTGAGTTCGTAGGTCGAAGGGGGTCGTCGATGCAGGAGGCCGGTCCTCCTGGGGGGCTCGCACCGTTGACTCACGCCCTCTCGCAGTCGACGTCTCCATCAATCTGACCACGCCGGAGCGTTCAGACTCGACGAAAGTGGCCTTCACCTCGTCGTTGGGCTAGCCCGGGTCAAAGCCTTCGAGAAGCTCAGGGGGGCGTGGAGTTGCTTTCAACTGCACGCACGAAAGACAGGCTCGATGAACTCCACGAGAGCATTGAGGTCGACCAATCAGTCGTTGGATGGATGGTTCAGGTGGGTCAAGCCAATGCACTCGCATAGCGACGTTTCAGCGCCATTGATGACTTTAAGCTTCGATGTGGAGGAGCATTACCGCATCGAGGCCGCCTCCGGCATCGATGTCGACCTGAAACTTCAGGGCGATTATCGGGAGCGAATGAGGCTGGTCACGGAATGGATTCTTGAACAGCTTCACGAGCGGGAGATTCTCGCCACCTTCTTCGTGTTGGGACAAATCGCCGAGTCCAACCCGAAATTAGTGCGCTCGATCGCCGACGCCGGTCACGAGGTGGCCTGCCATGGCTGGGACCACCGGCGGATCCTCACCATGGATCGGCCGATGTTCTGGGAGGATATCCGCCGCAGCAAAGATGCCCTGGAGCAAGCCTCGGGTTCACGGGTGGTGGGTTACCGCGCGCCGACGTTCAGCATCGTGCGGAGGACGGCCTGGGCGATCGACGTGCTGGCGGAAGCCGGCATGTCCTATGATTCCTCGATCTACCCGATCCGTCATGACCGTTACGGCGTGCCGGACGCCCCCCAGCACCCGTTCGTGGTCCGGGGAGTGGAACGCGAGATCCTGGAGATCCCACCCGCGACGCTGCGGATGGGACGGCTCAACATCCCCGTCGGCGGCGGTGGGTATTTCCGACTCCTCCCCTACCCCGTCACCAGGCTGGCGCTTTCGCTCTCGCGTCGGGACCACCGATGCCGGGCCTCCATGATGTACTTCCACCCCTGGGAATTCGACCCCGGGCAGCCCTCGCTCCCATTGGGCGGAGCGAGCCGATTTCGCACGTATCACGGGATCGGCCGAGGGCGGCGGCGACTCGCCAGGCTGATGTCCGAGTTCTCGT includes:
- a CDS encoding Ig-like domain-containing protein, translated to MTKISIEALEERSLMAVGLVAAYSFDDRSSSSVLDISGQGNDGEIVNANRTFLGKYGSSMFFNGKDAQITVPDSASLKLSSGMTLEAWVLPTTVNSAWQDVIYKGSNGNNSYYLQATTSSNAKPMGGATVGGSARNAYGAKPISLYSWSHLAVTFDGAATRFYVNGAQVATTAGSGTIKATDGALQIGGDSYWGRYFNGLIDEVRIYDTALTQSQIKKDMATPIGKTPPILTDQTAPTVTSRTPGTGSSGVAAGSKVSATFSEAVQAGTISFALKSASGATVAATVAYDAASRTATLTPSSALSGSTTYTATLSGAKDAAGNLMAATSWSFTTAAVDKTAPTVTSRTPGTGSSGVAAGSKVSATFSEAVQAGTISFALKSASGATVAATVAYDAASRTATLTPSSALSGSTTYTATLSGAKDAAGNLMAATSWSFTTAAVDKTAPTVTSRTPGTGSSGVAAGSKVSATFSEAVQAGTISFALKSASGATVAATVAYDAASRTATLTPSSALSGSTTYTATLSGAKDAAGNLMAATSWSFTTATILTDQTAPTVTSRTPGTGSSGVAAGSKVSATFSEAVQAGTISFALKSASGATVAATVAYDAASRTATLTPSSALSGSTTYTATLSGAKDAAGNLMAATSWSFTTAAVVAPTPSTGKSITFQDYDGLTSAPLNPLGGGRLYPEQGAPNSSGEGGYGTLSINSSDSVSGSSLLNHMTSGRLYLAWWNNDGGQWNFARETKSDKAAWEFNTYNRMVMWVKMPELSQEYLTNGNMNVELGTYTKRITNEDPYSQETGGGHFYHQLNIPSLGAWTQVVINMYPDHSRGVSGDPGSQQYPTVKGGDPANTYNYFDTLTSFYLDMPYADPKRLPADYLVDNIEFMTVPYQENDQQVKSLTGTYVPGSNRVVVTWNNGWGDASIHEVRYSFSDIHKSGWDAATPAPGGSIPRNYSEYAGRVFDSSALPLAGHSMVYIAIKPQNSDLFTQIAIPISSFGKASTASIAGLMDGTSNLSTLSGSTSAQQDATVQQPIMAFTNADLASNAGDSGGTAFASSAATITTKTSAIPRGPAQSGRFVRQAVNQEVSQESSITPRRLINDQTGATSSSTIRS
- a CDS encoding XrtA system polysaccharide deacetylase yields the protein MNSTRALRSTNQSLDGWFRWVKPMHSHSDVSAPLMTLSFDVEEHYRIEAASGIDVDLKLQGDYRERMRLVTEWILEQLHEREILATFFVLGQIAESNPKLVRSIADAGHEVACHGWDHRRILTMDRPMFWEDIRRSKDALEQASGSRVVGYRAPTFSIVRRTAWAIDVLAEAGMSYDSSIYPIRHDRYGVPDAPQHPFVVRGVEREILEIPPATLRMGRLNIPVGGGGYFRLLPYPVTRLALSLSRRDHRCRASMMYFHPWEFDPGQPSLPLGGASRFRTYHGIGRGRRRLARLMSEFSFIRGVDLASQLVANSDDLPRFSLTR